The Paraphotobacterium marinum genome contains a region encoding:
- the infA gene encoding translation initiation factor IF-1: MAKEDVIEMEGTVLDTLPNTMFRVELENGHVVTAHISGKMRKNYIRILTGDKVTVELTPYDLTKGRIIFRAR; the protein is encoded by the coding sequence ATGGCTAAAGAAGACGTTATTGAAATGGAAGGAACTGTCCTTGATACCCTTCCAAATACAATGTTCAGAGTTGAATTAGAAAACGGTCATGTAGTAACTGCACATATCTCTGGTAAAATGAGGAAAAACTACATTAGAATTTTAACTGGTGACAAAGTTACTGTAGAGTTAACTCCATATGATCTTACTAAAGGAAGAATCATATTCAGAGCTAGATAA